CGGGCAGATCAATATCGGCATGATCCCCACCGTCGCGCCCTATCTGCTGCCCGATCTCTTGCCCCGTCTGCCGCTGCAACTGCGCCTGCGCGAGGCGCAGACCGACCGGCTTCTGACCGAACTGCGCGACGGTGTCCTCGATGCGGTGGTGGTGGCGACGAAGGTGCGCCCCGACGATCTGGTGGTCCGCCCGCTCTTTCGCGACCGCTTTTTGCTGGCCGCCAATGCCGCCCGGCTGGAGGCGCTGCCCTCGGTGGAGGATCTGCGCCCCGTCACCCTCGACCCCGAACAGCTTCTGCTGCTGGACGAGGGGCATTGCCTTGCCGATCAGGCGCTGGAGGTGTGCGGGCTGGAGCGTCGGGGCACGCGGCTCGATCTGGGGGCGTCCTCGCTCTCGACGCTGGCGGGGCTGGTGGGGCAGGGGGTCGGCATCACCTTCATGCCCGAGATCGCCGTCCCGACCGAGGCGGCGGCCCACCCCTCCATCCGGCTGGCGCGCTTTTCCGCGCCCGAGCCGGCGCGCGATGTCGCGCTGATCGGCCGCGTCAGCACCGCCGCCGAGCCGTGGTTCGCCACGCTGGCCGGGGCGTTGATCCAGACGGCCGAACAGCGGCTGGCGCTCTGCCCCTGACGCCCTTGGTTGCAAAGGCGCCGCCTTCGCCTTATATTTGTGCCCACGTGCCGCAAGGGAGGATTTCCGTGCGCGATCTGAAGATCCCGGACCAGCGCCATCCCGAAAAGGCGCATCGTATCGACAATGCCCAGCCGAAGAAGCCGGACTGGATCCGCGTGAAGGCGCCGACCTCGGCCGGCTACAAGCAGACGCGCGACATCATCAAGGAAAACCGCCTCGTCACCGTGTGCGAAGAGGCGGGCTGCCCCAATGTCGGCGAATGCTGGAGCCAAGGGCACGCCACCATGATGATCATGGGCGAGATCTGCACCCGCGGCTGCACCTTCTGCAACGTGGCGACGGGCAAGCCCCAGACCCTCGATGCGTTCGAGCCGGGCCGCGTGGCCCATGCCGTCGCAAAGCTGGGCCTGAACCATGTCGTCGTCACCTCGGTGGACCGGGACGATCTGGCCGATGGCGGGGCGGAGCATTTCGCCCAGACGATCCGCGCGATCCGCCACCGTTCGCCCAGCACCACGATCGAGATCCTGACGCCGGACTTCCTCAAATGCGAGGATTCGGTGCTGGAAACCGTCGTCGAGGCCAAGCCCGACGTGTTCAACCACAACCTCGAGACGGTTCCCGGCCTCTATCTGGAGGTGCGGCCCGGTGCGCGCTATTTCCACTCGCTGCGCCTGTTGCAGCGCGTGAAGGAGATGGACCCGACGATCTTCACCAAATCCGGCATCATGGTCGGCCTTGGCGAGAACGGGGCGCAGGTGCGGCAGGTGATGGATGACATGCGCGCCGCCGATGTCGATTTCCTGACCATCGGTCAGTACCTGCAGCCGACGCCGAAGCACCACCGCGTGGACCGCTTCGTCACCCCCGAGGAATTCGCCAGCTACGAGAAGGCCGCCTATGGCAAGGGCTTCCTGATGGTGTCGGCGACGCCGCTCACGCGGTCCTCCTACCACGCGGGCGACGATTTCGCGCGGCTGCGCGCGGCGCGGCTGGCCCGTCTGGGCGCCTGACGCCTCTTGCATTTCTGCGGGGGGCGTGAAACAGGGAACCGTCAAACGAACCCTCCCAAGGAGATGCCCCATGGAGATTCGCGAGGCGCTTACCTTCGATGATGTCCTGCTCGTTCCGGCGGCCAGCTCGGTCCTGCCGTCGGATGCGGATGTGTCCACATTCGTGACACGTGCGATCCGGCTGAACATTCCGCTGCTGTCCTCGGCCATGGACACCGTCACCGAGGCGCGGATGGCCATCGCCATGGCGCAGGCGGGCGGCATGGGCGTGATCCACCGCAACCTCGGCGTCGAGGAGCAGGCCGACGAGGTCCGCCGCGTGAAGCGTTTCGAAAGCGGCATCGTCTACAACCCGATCACACTACGCGCCGATCAGACGCTGGCCGATGCCAAGGCGCTTCAGGCCCGCTACAACGTGACCGGTTTCCCGGTGGTGGACGATACGGGCCGTGTCGTGGGGATCGTGACGAACCGCGACATGCGCTTTGCCTCGGACGATCGGACGCCGGTTTCGGTGATGATGACGGGCGACAACCTTGCCATCCTGCAGGAACCTGCGGATCGCGGTGCGGCCATCAGCCTGATGAAGGCCCGCCGGATCGAGAAGCTGCTGGTGACGGATGCCGCGGGCAAGCTGACCGGCCTTCTGACGCTGAAGGACACCGAAAAGGCCGTCCTGAACCCCAATGCCTGCAAGGACGATCTGGGCCGTCTGCGCGTTGCCGCCGCCTCCACCGTGGGGGATGCGGGGTTCGCGCGCAGCGAGGCGTTGATCGACGCCGGTGTGGACATGGTGGTGATCGACACCGCGCATGGCCATTCGGCCGGCGTTGCCAAGGCGGTGGAGCGGATCAAGGCCCTGTCGAGCCGTGTGCAGGTCGTGGCCGGCAACGTCGCCACCGCCGAGGCGACGCGCGCCCTGATCGGCGCGGGCGCGGATGCGGTGAAGGTGGGGATCGGCCCCGGTTCGATCTGCACGACGCGCATCGTGGCGGGTGTGGGCGTTCCGCAGCTGACGGCGATCATGGACGCGGCCTCGGGGGCGGGGGATGTTCCGATCATCGCCGATGGCGGGATCAAGTTCTCGGGCGATTTCGCCAAGGCGATCGCGGCGGGCGCAAGCTGCGCCATGGTCGGATCGGCCATCGCCGGGACGGATGAAAGCCCAGGCGAGGTCATCCTCTATCAGGGCCGCAGCTACAAATCCTATCGCGGGATGGGCAGCCTTGGGGCGATGGCGCGCGGTTCGGCCGACCGGTATTTCCAAAAGGACGCGGCCTCGGACAAGCTGGTTCCGGAAGGGATCGAGGGGCAGGTGCCCTACAAGGGCTCTGCCGGGGCGGTGATCCACCAGCTGGTGGGCGGTCTGCGCGCCGCCATGGGCTATACCGGCAGCGCCACCGTCGCGGATATGCGCAAGGGCTGCCAGTTCGTGCGCATCACCAATGCCGGGCTGAGCGAGAGCCACGTCCATGACGTGACCATCACGCGCGAATCGCCGAACTACCGTATCGGCTAAGGTAGGTGGGGGCCGGCGCTGCCGGCCCGCCGCCATCAGTTCACGGCGCCGATGCCGCCACCGATCAGCGCACCCGCGATCGGCTCATCCGCGACGACCTGACCGGCCACGGCGCCGCCGAGGGCGCCGGTCGCCACGCGCTGGCTGCGCGTGTTGCCGCAGGCCGAGATCGTGGCCACGAGGGTCAGGGCCGTGATGGCCATGAGAGCATTGCGTTTCATATCGTCCACTCCTTCCTCCATCGGGCGAAGCCCGAACACTGCGGATGAAAGGCGCGGCGGGGCGCATGGTTCCACATCCGCGTGAATTCATGGCCCCTCGGGGTGGTGGCCGCCGCGCCCGCGCCCCATATTCCGGGCGAAGGGAGACATGATGACCGTTCACTTCCAAAGCGACTATGCCGCCGCGCTGCCCGATCTGTGCCTTGACTGGACCAGCGCCGACTGCCCCGATCCGCGCATCCTGAAGTACAACGAGGCCCTTGGCGGGCTCTTGGGCATGGACCGCCCGGAGGCCCGGCTGCTGTCGGGCCATGATCTGCCGCCGGGCACGCGCCCTGTGGCGCAGGCCTATGCCGGGCACCAGTTCGGCGGGTTTTCCCCGCGGCTGGGCGACGGGCGGGCGCTGCTGCTGGGCGAGGTGCGGGGCACGGATGGCGCGCTGCGGGATGTGGCGCTGAAGGGTTCGGGCGCGACGCCGTTTTCGCGCGGGGCGGATGGCCGCGCCGCGCTGGGCCCGGTTCTGCGCGAATACCTGATGGGCGAGGCGATGGCCGCGCTGAACATCCCCACGACGCGCGCCTTGGCGGCCCTGACGACCGGCGAGGATGTCTGGCGCGAGGAGGGGGCGCTTCCCGGCGCGATCCTCGTGCGCGTGGCTGCCAGCCATCTGCGCGTCGGCACCTTCCAATACGCCGCCGCGCAGGGCGATCTGGAACAGGTGCGCCGCTTGGCCGATTACGCCATCGCGCGGCATTATCCCGATCTTGCGGGCGATTACGCCGGGTTCTTCGCGGCCGTCGCCGGGCGGCAGGCGCGGCTGATCGCGCAGTGGATGCTGGTGGGGTTCGTGCATGGCGTGATGAACACCGACAACATGACCATCTCGGGGCAGACGATCGACTACGGCCCCTGCGCCTTCATGGAGGCCTATGCACCGGGAACGGTCTTCTCCTCCATCGACCGGCAGGGGCGCTATGCCTATGGCAACCAGCCGTTGATCCTCGGCTGGAACCTCGCGCGGCTGGCCGAGACGCTGCTGCCCCTGATCGATGCGGACGAGGGCCGCGCGGTGGAGCGGGCGACCCGCATCCTCGAAGGGGTGGCCGGTCAGTATCAGGATGCGTGGCTGGAGGGGATGCGCAGCAAGCTGGGCCTCGACGGCACCGATCCGGGCGACCGCGATCTGGCCGAGGCGTTTCTGGTGGGGATCGAGGGCGCGGATTGGACGCTGTGCTTCCGCCGTCTGTCGCGTGCGATCGACGATCCGTCGGCGCTGCGCGTGCTGCTGGCTGGGGCGGACCGTCTGGACGACTGGCTGCCGCGTTGGCGCGCCCGCCTCGCGCGCGATGCCGCGCAGCGGATGGAGGCCGCGAATCCGCTCTACATTCCGCGGAACGAACGGGTGGAGGAGGCGCTGGCCGCCGCCCATGAGGGCGATATGGGGCCGTTCGATGCGCTGCTGGCCGCCGTGAGCGCGCCGTTCCACGAACGCGGAGGCCTTGAAAAATATGCCCTTCCGGCCTCCGAGGGGTTCGGCACCTACAGAACCTTCTGCGGGACGTGAGAAATGCGTGAAAGGGCGCTTGACGGGGGCGGCGGGTCTGCGTAATACCCTCCCCACGTTCGGCGGGTCCGGACGGCGAAAGTTGCGGTTGTAGCTCAGTTGGTTAGAGTACCGGCCTGTCACGCCGGGGGTCGCGGGTTCGAGCCCCGTCAACCGCGCCACTTTCGTCCCTCGACCCGTTGCCGTTGGAATGCGGTTGTAGCTCAGTTGGTTAGAGTACCGGCCTGTCACGCCGGGGGTCGCGGGTTCGAGCCCCGTCAACCGCGCCATTCCACGAAAAAGGGCAGCCCTCGGGC
This DNA window, taken from Falsirhodobacter algicola, encodes the following:
- a CDS encoding hydrogen peroxide-inducible genes activator, with the translated sequence MLTLRQLSYFLALAETRHFGHAAAKVHVTQPALSMQIREMEASLGMPLLERGRELRLTPAGREVAARAARVLAEVREIETMARRRTLGGQINIGMIPTVAPYLLPDLLPRLPLQLRLREAQTDRLLTELRDGVLDAVVVATKVRPDDLVVRPLFRDRFLLAANAARLEALPSVEDLRPVTLDPEQLLLLDEGHCLADQALEVCGLERRGTRLDLGASSLSTLAGLVGQGVGITFMPEIAVPTEAAAHPSIRLARFSAPEPARDVALIGRVSTAAEPWFATLAGALIQTAEQRLALCP
- the lipA gene encoding lipoyl synthase, giving the protein MRDLKIPDQRHPEKAHRIDNAQPKKPDWIRVKAPTSAGYKQTRDIIKENRLVTVCEEAGCPNVGECWSQGHATMMIMGEICTRGCTFCNVATGKPQTLDAFEPGRVAHAVAKLGLNHVVVTSVDRDDLADGGAEHFAQTIRAIRHRSPSTTIEILTPDFLKCEDSVLETVVEAKPDVFNHNLETVPGLYLEVRPGARYFHSLRLLQRVKEMDPTIFTKSGIMVGLGENGAQVRQVMDDMRAADVDFLTIGQYLQPTPKHHRVDRFVTPEEFASYEKAAYGKGFLMVSATPLTRSSYHAGDDFARLRAARLARLGA
- the guaB gene encoding IMP dehydrogenase, which encodes MEIREALTFDDVLLVPAASSVLPSDADVSTFVTRAIRLNIPLLSSAMDTVTEARMAIAMAQAGGMGVIHRNLGVEEQADEVRRVKRFESGIVYNPITLRADQTLADAKALQARYNVTGFPVVDDTGRVVGIVTNRDMRFASDDRTPVSVMMTGDNLAILQEPADRGAAISLMKARRIEKLLVTDAAGKLTGLLTLKDTEKAVLNPNACKDDLGRLRVAAASTVGDAGFARSEALIDAGVDMVVIDTAHGHSAGVAKAVERIKALSSRVQVVAGNVATAEATRALIGAGADAVKVGIGPGSICTTRIVAGVGVPQLTAIMDAASGAGDVPIIADGGIKFSGDFAKAIAAGASCAMVGSAIAGTDESPGEVILYQGRSYKSYRGMGSLGAMARGSADRYFQKDAASDKLVPEGIEGQVPYKGSAGAVIHQLVGGLRAAMGYTGSATVADMRKGCQFVRITNAGLSESHVHDVTITRESPNYRIG
- a CDS encoding protein adenylyltransferase SelO, yielding MTVHFQSDYAAALPDLCLDWTSADCPDPRILKYNEALGGLLGMDRPEARLLSGHDLPPGTRPVAQAYAGHQFGGFSPRLGDGRALLLGEVRGTDGALRDVALKGSGATPFSRGADGRAALGPVLREYLMGEAMAALNIPTTRALAALTTGEDVWREEGALPGAILVRVAASHLRVGTFQYAAAQGDLEQVRRLADYAIARHYPDLAGDYAGFFAAVAGRQARLIAQWMLVGFVHGVMNTDNMTISGQTIDYGPCAFMEAYAPGTVFSSIDRQGRYAYGNQPLILGWNLARLAETLLPLIDADEGRAVERATRILEGVAGQYQDAWLEGMRSKLGLDGTDPGDRDLAEAFLVGIEGADWTLCFRRLSRAIDDPSALRVLLAGADRLDDWLPRWRARLARDAAQRMEAANPLYIPRNERVEEALAAAHEGDMGPFDALLAAVSAPFHERGGLEKYALPASEGFGTYRTFCGT